CGCCGCGATGGGCGTGTACCTGCACTTCGTCTTTCTGGCATGCCGCTCCCTGGCAGCTCCGATCTTCCTCCATGCGTGTAACAACGGTCTGGCCGTGTTAGCGTCCCTCAATCCCCAGGTGCTGCCGGTGCTGGCCGCGGATGCACCCGGCCTGTCGCTCTTCGGCTACGGACTGGCGGCCCTGGTTCTTGGCGTGTGCAGTTATGCCCTGTGGCGGACGCGCCCACGTGTCGCGGCGGGGACGTAAGCTGAGAGTTCCTCCTGCCTTGGGCATAGCTCCTCCTGTGCTTCTGGGGCAATTCCTCGGCGCGAGCTAGGCCCCAGCGGTAGAAGGCGGTTTGGCAGGTGTTGCAGCCGATGCCGCTGGCTAAGCCGATGGGCGGTCTTAGCATGCTGGCTCCGATGCCGCTGGCTTAGCCGATGGAAGCCCCCGATCGGAGCGGTGCCAATTCGCGCGGCAGCAGCTCCTTGATGAGGACAGCGGAGCGGCGGCCCTGGAGTTCGTACTTTTCGCGCCGAGAAGGGGGCAGATCGTCCGGATGGCCCAAGCGGAACCCTGCCTTTTGGATGAAGTAGTTGACGGCTTGCGTGGAGAGGGCGAACAAGCGCGGGATGCCTCGACTGCGGGCGACATTTTCCACAAAGGCAATCAGTTTCTGGCCGATGCCTTGATTTTCGTAGCGGCTGTCCACGTAGAGGCTGGCGAGTTCGGCCACATTCTGCTCCGGATAGAGGTGCAGAGCGACGCAGGCGACCGGATTGCGGTCCACCTCGAAGACGTAATAGTCTCCGATGATTTTTTCCAGTTCCGCCCGTGTACGCTTGACCAATTCGTCGTTAGCGATCCCCTGCTGGATGAGCGTATGGATGGCGCGGACATCCTTCTTCTGGGCTTGCCGGATGGATTGATACTCGTTGGCGTGGATGAGCGTGCCGATCCCTTCGTTGGAGAAGACTTCTCCCAGCAGCCCTTCCTGCTCGCGTCCATCGATGATGTGGACCCGCTCGATGCCTTCCTTGCAGGCGCGGATGGCATGTACGAGTTTGGTCACAATTTCCGGCGGCAAATCCTGGCGATGGCGCTTGAGGAAGGCGTCTGCTTCCTGCACGGGCATCTGGCGAATGACGGAGCCATCGGGCGCCGGGATGCCCCCTTCCGTGTTGAGGTAGATGAGTTTGATGGCGCGTAAGGCCTTGGCCACCTCCACCGCGACCGCATCGGAGTTGAGACGAAAAGAGTTGCCGCAGCCGTCGATGCCGATGGGCGGGATGACCGGGATGATGTCATGTTCGAGCAGGGTGGTCAGCAGGCCGACATCGACGCGTTCGACCCGCCCGGTGAAGAGGTGATCGACTCCGCCGAGGATGCCCGCGGGATGGGCGACGATGGCGTTGGGGCAGACAGCGCGCAGGTCGTTGGCCGTCAACCCTTCGAGAATCTCGTGGTTGACTCGATTGGCCGCGGTAATGGCGACTTGCAGAGTGGTGCGGTCCGTCACCCCGGTGCCGTCGAGGTCCGAGGGGGTGACGCCAATCATTTCGGCATAGCGGCGGATTTGGCGGGCCGCTCCATGGACCAGCACCACCCGGATATTGAGGCTGCGTAAAAGGGCGATGTCCAGGAGTAAATTGGGGAAGTTGTCATCTTCCACGACGGCGCCATCCAGGGCAATAACAAAGACCCGGTCCCGGAAGCGGGGAACGTAACGCAGGATTTCACGGAAATGGGTCAAGCGTTCGCGCATGGGTAGTCCGTGAGGTATTGCCGCTCAGACGAGGCTGCGGAGAGTGTTGGCAAGGCAGTTCCGATGCCGCGAGAAGGGATAACCTGGGCCGATCTCTCCAGACAGCCGCCGCTTGCCGTCTAGAATAGCCGCCGAGCTTGTGATGGAAACCACCCTCGAAGTCCCTCAGAATTTCCCAGTCTCTTAGGAGTACGCTATGCCGGAGAAGGTCGTGATCATCGGTTCGGGTCCTGCGGGCTGGACGGCGGCGATTTACGCGGCCCGCGCGGAGTTGCAGCCGTTGGTTTTTCAAGGCAACCCGTACGATGAGCGGAATCGCCAGAACGGGACGCTGCCGCTGGGCCAACTTGCCTTGACCACGGAGGTGGAGAACTTCCCCTCCTGGCCGCCAGGGGATACCCGGCAGTATCTGGCGACGGCCTTGCGCCGGGATGATCCCGATTTTCCCCATTGGGTGGCAGCCAATCAACCGCAGCCGACGCATGGAATCAATGGCCCGGAACTGATGGCCTTGATGCGGCAGCAGGCGGTCCACTTTGGAGCGCGGGTGGAGTCGAAAGACATCGTCAAGGTGGATTTGCGCCGCCGGCCTTTCCTGCTGACGGCCCACGATGGGCAAACAGTCGAGACCCACACGGTGATCATCGCCACGGGCGCGCGGGCCAACTACCTGGGATTGCCCAGCGAGGAGCGGTTCAAGAACCGGGGTGTATCGGCCTGTGCCGTTTGCGACGGCGCCTTGCCCCGCTTCCGCAATAAGCCGCTCGTGGTAGTCGGCGGCGGCGACTCCGCGGTGGAAGAGGCCACCTATCTATCCAAGTTTGCCAGCGAGATTCACCTTCTGGTCCGTCGCGATGTCATGCGGGCGAGCAAGATCATGCAGGAACGCATCAAGAGCAATCCTAAGGTGACCATCCATTGGCACACCGAAGTGGAGGAAGTGCTGGGAGATGATCAAAACGGCGTCACCGCCGTGCGGGTGCGTAACAATCAGACTGGCGAGAAACGGGTGATACCGGCGGCGGGAATGTTCCTCGCCATTGGCCACACCCCGAATGTGGCCTTCCTGGAGGGTCAGGTTGAGCTGACGGAGAAGGGATACATCCGCTGGACGACCCTGGGGCGGACGTACACGAGCGTCGAGGGGGTGTTTGCCGCCGGGGATGTCGCGGATGATTACTATCGCCAAGCAGTCACGGCAGCGGGCACCGGTTGCATGGCGGCCCTGGATGCCGAGCGTTACCTGGCCCACCACGGCCTGGCCTGAAGCGTTTCCTGCTGTCCCGGCTGGAGCGGGGCGGTCCCCCAATGGCAGCGCGGCTGGCTTTGGCCCCGCCTTTAGCCAGGGTTTTCTCCCCAAGCCCTGCTTGCTGGCTTCGCTGGCATGCTCGCTACACACGCAGACCGCGCGATCCTAGGCCCGCGTGCCGAAGTACCCTGCCGTCACGGCGATGAGCACCCCCTCCCAAATCTTCAGAGTATCCAGGCTCGGCTTGTCCGACATATTGGGGAGGATGACGAACTGAAAGAGCGTCTCGAAGAGCAACAGCAGCGTGGCGATGATGCCGAGCCAAGCGCGGATGGTCATGAATAAGGGACTATTTCGACCCAGGATGAAGCGCAAGAGCAATCCGCCGGCGAAGCCTCCGGCCAGGCAGGCGAGCAGGACCGGCCACTGGCCGATCTCGTCCGGGTTAGGTGTCAGGCGGGTTGGGAGCCGCTGCGGGTCCTTGTACAGCACATAAGCGATGACGGCGATGCTGCCGCCGACGAAAATAAACCGCATCAGCCAAGGTAGAAAGCGCTGGGTGTGTAACTCGGAGAGCGGCTGCGAGGCAAAGGCCAGGAAAACCATCGACAGTAAAAAGAAGTGGGCTAGGGGCACGCGCAGCTCCGCATCCGACGGATACAGCAGCACGATCCAGAAAAACGAGCAGATCAGCACCGAAAGGAAGCCGCGCACCGTACCCACCGGCAGGCCGTAGGTATGGTACTCTTGCCCATGCGGTGTCGTGGTCATGGCCTCTCCCCCTGCTGGCGGCTCTGGAAAGAACCTCTCTCACTATATCAAATTCGCTCCGCCGTAGGTTTTCTTTTTCGTCAGGGTCCAGGCGAAGGCCGCCGCCTCGCTCCGCCTCGATCCGCCCGCCTTTTTGCCCCGATCAGCTTACGCCGGAAACAAGCGGTGGAGCGGGATGGGATAGGGGCCGAGTTTGCCGCCGTAATTTCCCGCAGAAATCCGCACCACTCCCGGCTGGCACGCTGCGGTGATCCCCACCCGCATGGCTTCCTCCACGGCTGCCAGACTCAGCCCGTCGATGACAATCTCATATACCGCGTTGACGCCCTCCGGCAGCCGGCTTGCCACGCCGCCGCGGAGCGTGGGACAGTAGGCGTCGTTGGTGCTGGCTTTGAGCGCCTTGTACTTGCTCCCCACTTTGCTGCCGCTCCGCACGATCCCGCCGGGAAAAGGCAGGATCACCTCCGGAACTCGGCGGATGGCCTGCACCGCGGCTTCCGCCGCCGCGAGGGCTGCTTCCTGCGACCGCCCCAAAATGAGGAAGTTGCCCCCAGCCACCCCCTTGACCGTCCCGAAGGTCTCCTCGCAAAGAAACTCCCCGTCCATCGTGGGGATGCGCCAGTAGCGCTTCCCGTCCAGATACTTGCTGAGTTGCCAGCCGTCGCCAAAATAGCGCAAGGCGCCGCCCACCTTGATCGACCGCGCCGGGTCGATCGGCAGGCCGTTGTAACACGCCGTGGTGGCACACGTCAGCACGCACTGAGCCACCCGGTTGACCACGGCCTTCTGCAACGCATCCCGGCTGAAGGCGAACAGAAGCAGGCTGACACCGGGCCGTCCATCCGGCGTTTCCTGGGGGGATAACTCTCGCTCCAGGCCCGCTTCCGCATCGCATCCAATCACCGACGTCGCGTACCCCGTGGCGGCCTGAGCAGCAATCATCGCCCAGTGCGGCGACTGGGCCGTGATGATCAGCCGCGCGGCTGTCATCCCGAACGCTTCCGCAAATGTGTCCTCGATTTCTACCCCTTGCACAATTCGCATGGCCGCTTCCCGAACCGGTCCGGGAGTTGAGGGAGTCGTTGTGGCGTTCATCCTTTGCTTCTCGTTGGCGGGATCACTACTAACATAACGATACGAGGGAAACCTGGGAGATTGCCCCGATGCCTAGCCGCTACCTGCTCATCCCGATCCGCTCCAATAAACAAGGAGTGCAGGTCAATGTCGGCAAGGAGGGACCGGAATACCAGTCCCTGGTGACGGTGCTGACGATGCATCCGGAGGACGTGCGGGAGGCGGGATTGCAAGCGGGGCAGCCGGTGCGCGTGCGTACCGTCCACGGCGAGGCGGTGTTCGTCTGCCAGGAGGGAAATGTGCCACGCGGGCTGCTCTTCGTGCCCTATGGTCCGCCGACCTGCCGCCTGATGGGGGGAGAGACCGACGGTACAGGCATGCCGACCTCCAAAGGGTGGGAAGTGGAGCTGGAACCGCTTTCCTCCTCCGAAGTGCTTCACTCGGAAGCCGGGACGATTCCCGGTGCCAACGGCTGAAGAAGAATAATGAGGCATAGGGGAACCTTGGGAGGAAAAAGCCTCATGAAACCGACCGATCCGCAACTGGCCGCGCAGGAACAAGCAGGTTCGGCAGCGTGGGAGCAGATCGCTCCGGGACGTTTCATGCCTCGGCGTATTCGGGGCAGCTTCCGGGGCCGAGCTTTGGGGTGAACCTTCGCCCTGCCGCCGTCCCGTGCGGACGTCCCCACCGAGGAAAGCTCCCCGCTGCACCGGCTCCCCTTGGCCCTATCCTACCCTGCGGTTAGCGATGCGCTGATGGGGCCGGATGATAGCACTCCAGCGGAACTGGCTTCGCCTTCCTGAAGGCTGAAACCTCATGAATCCAACCCCCAAGGACGCACCGATGGAACTGACAGTGGTCAAAAATGCGGTTTGCACCTTCTGCGGCTGCGTTTGCGATGACATCGAACTCCACGCTGATGGCCAGCGCATCGTCGAAACCAAACGAGCCTGCATCCTGGGGGAAGCCTGGTTCAAGCATCACACGGCGGAAAAACTCTATCCTCCCGCTCTCATCGACGGCCAGGAGGCCACGCTCGACGAGGCGATTGAGCTAGCCGCTGACATTCTCCACAAGGCCGACCTGCCGCTCATCTACGGCCTGAGCAACATCACCTGCGAAGCCCAGCGTGAGGCAGTCTGGCTGGCCGAGACTGTCGGCGCCGTCATCGACAGCCACACCTCGCTTTGACACGGCCCCACCGAAATCGCTGCCCAGTTGGGTGGCAAAGTCTCATGTACCCTGGGGGAAGTCAAAAATCGGGCCGACCTGATCATCTATTGGGGAGGCAACCCGGCAGAGTGCCATCCCCGGCACTTCACCCGTTACACGCTGACCCAGAAGGGGAAATTCACTCCCCGCGGGCGTAAGGACCGCACGATGGTCCTGGTCGATATTCGGGAAACTCCTAGCTCCAAGGCCGCGGACATTTTCCTCCAGGTCCGGCCCGGCAAAGACTTCGAGGTCCTCACGACCTTGCGAGCCTTGATCAAGGGCCAGCCCGTGGATGCTGCCGCGGTGGCGGAAACTGGTCTGACTCTAGAACAGTTGCAGGACCTAGCCCAACGCATGAAAACGGCCCGCTTCGGCGTCCTTTTCTTCGGCATGGGCCTGTCCATGACCCGCGGCAAGCACATGAATAGCGCCGCGGCCCTCACCCTTGCGGCGGAACTGAATGCCTTCACCAAATTCGTGGCCATGCCCATGCGGGGTCATGGCAATGTCACCGGAGCGGATGTCGTCCTCCGCTACACCACGGCTTACCCCTTCGGTGTGTCCCTCTCCCGCGGCTATCCTCGCTTCAACCCCGGCGAGTTCTCCACAATCGACTTGCTCGTGCGCGGAGATAATGACGCTACCCTGGTCCTCGGTGCGGATCCCGGTGCCACCATGCCCCAACCCGCTATCGAACATCTCCGCCGCACACCCACCATCGTCCTGGACCCCAAGGTCACGTACACCAGCCGCCTGGCACGCGTGCACATTACCACCGCCGCCACTGGCATCAGCGCGCCAGGGACTGTCTATCGCATGGATGAAATCCCCTTGCCCTTGCGGCCCATCCTCCGCTCGCCTTATCCGACGGACGAAGAAGTGGTCCGCCGCATCCGCCAAACCATTCAGCAGCGCCACGGCGGCTTCCTCCCCACCGCTGACCATCTCCAACTCGCTTGATCGATTGCCCCTCTCCAACTCGCTGAGCGATCCTATACTCGCGGGATCGATTCGCCCCTGGGGTTGTGTTTCCCTGGGACGGGGCCAGCTTTTTTCGTTTTTTCATTGCCGCTCCCAGGCGTTCGGATTAGGCTTTCCTTCACCGTATCCCCCTAACTTCTTCGATTTCCTAACCTGATGCCAGGAGTGTGACCATGACGCCACGACGCCTCTTCCTGTGGGTGCTGGTCTGGGTGTGGCTGGCCCCGCCACTGCGAGCTGAAGTCGAGCCTCATCCCATCTTTTCCGACCACATGGTTCTCCAGCAAGGCACGCCCTTGCGGGTGTGGGGGAAAGCCAAACCCGGAGAAAAGATCACCGTGCGTCTGGAGCGGGAAGGCCA
This genomic interval from Thermogemmata fonticola contains the following:
- the argA gene encoding amino-acid N-acetyltransferase: MRERLTHFREILRYVPRFRDRVFVIALDGAVVEDDNFPNLLLDIALLRSLNIRVVLVHGAARQIRRYAEMIGVTPSDLDGTGVTDRTTLQVAITAANRVNHEILEGLTANDLRAVCPNAIVAHPAGILGGVDHLFTGRVERVDVGLLTTLLEHDIIPVIPPIGIDGCGNSFRLNSDAVAVEVAKALRAIKLIYLNTEGGIPAPDGSVIRQMPVQEADAFLKRHRQDLPPEIVTKLVHAIRACKEGIERVHIIDGREQEGLLGEVFSNEGIGTLIHANEYQSIRQAQKKDVRAIHTLIQQGIANDELVKRTRAELEKIIGDYYVFEVDRNPVACVALHLYPEQNVAELASLYVDSRYENQGIGQKLIAFVENVARSRGIPRLFALSTQAVNYFIQKAGFRLGHPDDLPPSRREKYELQGRRSAVLIKELLPRELAPLRSGASIG
- a CDS encoding NAD(P)/FAD-dependent oxidoreductase — protein: MPEKVVIIGSGPAGWTAAIYAARAELQPLVFQGNPYDERNRQNGTLPLGQLALTTEVENFPSWPPGDTRQYLATALRRDDPDFPHWVAANQPQPTHGINGPELMALMRQQAVHFGARVESKDIVKVDLRRRPFLLTAHDGQTVETHTVIIATGARANYLGLPSEERFKNRGVSACAVCDGALPRFRNKPLVVVGGGDSAVEEATYLSKFASEIHLLVRRDVMRASKIMQERIKSNPKVTIHWHTEVEEVLGDDQNGVTAVRVRNNQTGEKRVIPAAGMFLAIGHTPNVAFLEGQVELTEKGYIRWTTLGRTYTSVEGVFAAGDVADDYYRQAVTAAGTGCMAALDAERYLAHHGLA
- the fhcD gene encoding formylmethanofuran--tetrahydromethanopterin N-formyltransferase, coding for MNATTTPSTPGPVREAAMRIVQGVEIEDTFAEAFGMTAARLIITAQSPHWAMIAAQAATGYATSVIGCDAEAGLERELSPQETPDGRPGVSLLLFAFSRDALQKAVVNRVAQCVLTCATTACYNGLPIDPARSIKVGGALRYFGDGWQLSKYLDGKRYWRIPTMDGEFLCEETFGTVKGVAGGNFLILGRSQEAALAAAEAAVQAIRRVPEVILPFPGGIVRSGSKVGSKYKALKASTNDAYCPTLRGGVASRLPEGVNAVYEIVIDGLSLAAVEEAMRVGITAACQPGVVRISAGNYGGKLGPYPIPLHRLFPA
- a CDS encoding molybdopterin dinucleotide binding domain-containing protein, with protein sequence MPSRYLLIPIRSNKQGVQVNVGKEGPEYQSLVTVLTMHPEDVREAGLQAGQPVRVRTVHGEAVFVCQEGNVPRGLLFVPYGPPTCRLMGGETDGTGMPTSKGWEVELEPLSSSEVLHSEAGTIPGANG
- a CDS encoding molybdopterin-binding domain-containing protein; its protein translation is MELTVVKNAVCTFCGCVCDDIELHADGQRIVETKRACILGEAWFKHHTAEKLYPPALIDGQEATLDEAIELAADILHKADLPLIYGLSNITCEAQREAVWLAETVGAVIDSHTSL